In Hippocampus zosterae strain Florida chromosome 3, ASM2543408v3, whole genome shotgun sequence, a genomic segment contains:
- the LOC127597325 gene encoding ladderlectin-like has translation MAFAVRSLFLLCGINTLLNGVWPLPLGHWKNIKCPSGWTQLDCHCYMYEATAATFVAADADCIDNGGNLVSIHNDLENEIVVQLIEDGGGTQAWIGLHDAIVDNDFIWTDGSIQDFLNFDTDDLEPNDTGSCVLIETTDALWQDELCTDTNPYVCIMDVCQGGDPSSPDCPGPSMP, from the exons ATGGCATTTGCTGTTCGTTCGTTGTTCCTCCTTTGCGGCATCAATACACTGTTGAATGGAGTC TGGCCTTTACCTTTGGGTCATTGGAAAA ATATTAAATGTCCTTCAGGCTGGACTCAGTTGGACTGTCACTGTTACATGTACGAAGCTACTGCAGCGACCTTTGTAGCTGCTGAT GCGGACTGCATTGATAATGGTGGAAATCTGGTCTCCATTCACAATGATCTGGAAAATGAAATCGTCGTTCAACTGATTGAAGATGGTGGTGGAACACAAGCCTGGATTGGACTCCACGATGCAATTGTG GATAATGACTTCATATGGACTGATGGATCTATTCAGGATTTCCTTAACTTTGATACGGATGATCTGGAGCCCAATGACACTGGTTCTTGTGTGCTGATTGAAACAACAG ACGCGCTATGGCAGGATGAACTCTGTACGGACACAAACCCGTATGTGTGCATCATGGATGTGTGCCAAGGCGGAGATCCGAGCTCTCCAGACTGTCCGGGACCTTCAATGCCTTGA
- the LOC127597326 gene encoding ladderlectin-like, translating to MAFAVRSLFLLCGINTLLNGVWPLPLGHWKNIKCPSGWTQLDCHCYMYEATAATFVAADADCIDNGGNLVSIHNDLENEIVVQLIEDGGGTQAWIGLHDAIVDNDFIWTDGSIQDFLNFDTDDLEPNDTGSCVLIETTDALWQDELCTDTNPYVCIMDVCQGGDPSSPDCPGPSMP from the exons ATGGCATTTGCTGTTCGTTCGTTGTTCCTCCTTTGCGGCATCAATACACTGTTGAATGGAGTC TGGCCTTTACCTTTGGGTCATTGGAAAA ATATTAAATGTCCTTCAGGCTGGACTCAGTTGGACTGTCACTGTTACATGTACGAAGCTACTGCAGCGACCTTTGTAGCTGCTGAT GCGGACTGCATTGATAATGGTGGAAATCTGGTCTCCATTCACAATGATCTGGAAAATGAAATAGTCGTTCAACTGATTGAAGATGGTGGTGGAACACAAGCCTGGATTGGACTCCACGATGCAATTGTG GATAATGACTTCATATGGACTGATGGATCTATTCAGGATTTCCTTAACTTTGATACGGATGATCTGGAGCCCAATGACACTGGTTCTTGTGTGCTGATTGAAACAACAG ACGCGCTATGGCAGGATGAACTCTGTACGGACACAAACCCGTATGTGTGCATCATGGATGTGTGCCAAGGCGGAGATCCGAGCTCTCCAGACTGTCCGGGACCTTCAATGCCTTGA